From Oreochromis niloticus isolate F11D_XX linkage group LG15, O_niloticus_UMD_NMBU, whole genome shotgun sequence:
TTTTATTAATACAGAGACAATAAAAATCAAGCCCAACAAAGAATAGCTGAATGAGAATGGCTGTTTGGAAATATACTCGACATTAAGATCAAGTCAGCGGTGATTACAAGATCCTGAGGTTTCCCCACCATTTCCAGTATCACTAAATTGTAAAACAGTGTCCATGATAATACCTAGGTGCCTCTCGAAAAAGCCATCTGCCATTAAACCACGCCAATTCGTAACAATAACATAAGAAAGATACAATGGTTATTGACAACCAAATAATCATTGCTTAAGCCCGTAAGATGGTGGAAAATTAGCCAAAAACATCAATCACCATAAGCTGCCTGCCTATTAGCAATAGCTAGCCAGAACCTGGATCCAGACCGAGAGCTCTGTGGTCTCCACTGATCATCAAAACATGCCAGCCGCGGGATTAATCTTTCCTCCCTTCATGTGTCTGCGCTGGGCTGTAACGTATTTCCATCCGAGATGCTCGGGAATGCGGCTAACTATCGCTGACTGCTACGATTCTTCTTATTCTTCTTCTCCACGAACAACAACCGGAGACAGCTAACCGGCTAAGCGGTCAGCGCCAGGCTGGCTCCGTCCACCCGCCGCTGGCACTCGCTAGCAGGCTACGGTTAGCACATTAGCAAACGATTTATGGCAATAGTTATTTAATATTAGGACACAACTGTTCAGAAAAACCACACCTCGGCGGTGTAGTGACAAAGTGGCTAAACAATATAAACCATGTGTCCAACAAAGCAAGAGAAATATCAGCGGTCAGCGGAGTGCCTACCTTGGATCCGTACCGCTGCTTCTTCCTCTGCCTGCAGCCTGCTACTGTACACTGCTGGGCCCCTACAGCTGGGTCACGTGACAGGCACGTGATTTAGACCAATTAAAATTGTTCATATCAATAGCATTAATCAAATAACAGTCAATCCAATAACAGTTTACCTTTCAAAACTAGGTTACCACAAATTTAGAGAAGAATGTATCTAAGGATCTACATTAAATATAAGTATATTAAGTACACGCATACAGCAACTGTATAAGCAGCCTCCATAAATTGCAATGTTTTTTTCACAATAATGTGAACCATATTTTAGGTCcaatacaaatgtgtgtgtgtgtgtaaatgtgtaataaaacaacatattaTACATGATCACAAATTAAGAAAACAAATatgccaattttttttttttgggggggggggttgcttaTTCCATTTATAGGcagaaaagtatttaaaaatatgaataagaCATAAAtctaatgttaaaatgcccaGTGACTTTGCAGATACTGCATTTAAATTAAATCAAGGACCAGAGGTTAACAGGCAGTCTTTGCAGTTGAACCTTGTAAAGAAAGATCATACTGACTGATTCCACTTTTTCAAATAAGATGTGGTGATGATCAAGAGAAGGATCACCTGTGACAAGAATCACCGTGACAGAATCAGGAAGCTACAAGGTAGATGAAACATCATAAGCATGCATAAATAATGTCACCAAGTCAAGCGCAGACTACATTGTTATTCATATGATTTGTAAATgtgaatataaaaatatatttgaatatAATACATCCAATCGTAGTCTttaattctcagttttttgACCATGAAGGGTTTGGATGGGACTGTAGACTGGATACTTGGTAGGTATCACTAGCTCGTTAGTGCTCACCTCATTTATCCTCCAGGCCACAAGGGGGCAGCACAGGAAAATGATTTCACCTTCTGTCCGCTCTCTCAAAAACATGGCGTCTCTCATGGTTCGCAGACGTGAATTATTCTCTTTGGCAAGGATATTGAGTGGTGTCTCATATTTGGTATGGTAactaacttttttttcattttagatAACGTTTTCTAACAGTTTACTAACATGCCAGATCTCTAGGTTTGGAAAAATTACCGTAGCTAGTTAGCCAATCGTAGATTTTGGCCCTTCGTGGCAGCTGCACAACCGAggttaacaaaataaaagtcatTTGTAAATTTCAATAAAAAGAGCTTCATTCTGTTTTCAGGGACCGGCAAGTTTGAGTGTCTGTTCGGGTCACAGGAAATGTGGTATAACCCGGTAAGTCACCCCCCATATCTTTTAAATGAGTTGAGCCATAATTACTAACGTGAATCACATGAATTTTCACACGAAGCAGGGGtgcagcagttttaaatgaaattatgaagagatttacaaacagtttttactgtttgttGATAAGATCTGTCAGTAAAGACAAATAGCATGTGTTTTTGGAGcacttttttggctgtattggaatgcaatgtgtttattttccCATGGAAATTaagtaaataatgtaaagaaaaggACATCTTATAGGTACAGTATACTCACAAtccttaataaaataaaacaacactaGCAGCATATTTAGGCAGTGAAATTGAACACCATGAAGCTAAGCCAGAAAAGCCCCGAGGCATTAAGCACCTTGTGCAGTTGAAGTGCACTTTTTCCTAAGTGCATTTATTGTATAAGCAGTTATTCTGTATCTCCTCTGCAGGCTTCACCTCCCTCTGACTCCCAGCACTTCTTTCCATACGACAGTTTTAACGTCAGCAGCACAATCGGCAGTAAGTTATCATTATCATTCTTATATCAGACTGGTGCTGTAGTGAAATACAACAAACCTAGAGTGGTTTATATTCAAAAGCCATCACTTGGAATTGCTTGTGGCATCAAGACTCTAAGTTAaggcttctgttttttttctttggtccAGATCACAGTCACAGAGGAGCCGGACACACTGTTCCAGAAACTGGTGGTTTTGGTTAAAGGTCATGACAGAGCTGTCTTGGACAGCTATGAGTTCTTTGCCACCATGGCAGCTAAAGAGCTGGGCATCAGTCTTGGAAAAGTGTGAGTTTTAGCAGCCACACACTAACTGTAGTAACTGTTCTGTCTAAAATCTTCTTGTAATGCCATGACTTTTTTGGGATCTTCTTCCTCCACCACAGTTTTGAACCTCCGAAGGACATTGAGAGGTTAACACTGCTGAAGTCAATACACATTTTCAAAAAACACAGGGTCCAGTATGAGATGAGAACTCACTACCGGTGCATCGAGGTGAGAagctctaattttttttttaatattaaaatcaaacaagaaaaaatgcacaaaaaaccaTTAAAAGGAGTTCGGTATTATTCACCTAGTTACATTTTACTGGAAACTTCTAACCTTTGCATAATAACATAAGtgagctttgtgtttgtgtcagttATTGCATGTCATTATAAGGTaatttgtttaacatgtttatttttattttttgtctctgTAGCTGCATCATATAACAGGCTGTACAGCACAAGTATACCTTGAATACATCCAGAGGAACCTTCCGGAAGGTGTA
This genomic window contains:
- the mrps10 gene encoding small ribosomal subunit protein uS10m, translated to MISPSVRSLKNMASLMVRRRELFSLARILSGVSYLGPASLSVCSGHRKCGITRLHLPLTPSTSFHTTVLTSAAQSAITVTEEPDTLFQKLVVLVKGHDRAVLDSYEFFATMAAKELGISLGKVFEPPKDIERLTLLKSIHIFKKHRVQYEMRTHYRCIELHHITGCTAQVYLEYIQRNLPEGVAMEVMKTAMEKVPDHILEPMWKEIPTDDKPSQ